GGTGTGCCTGGAGATCGACGCCGCCTGGCGGCCCCTGGAGGACTCCGCGCTGGGCCGGACCCCGTGGCCGGGTCGCGGGCTGGCCGAATACGTCCACATCGGACCGATGCGTTCCCCGGTGCGTTCCCCCGGGCAGGCCCGCGAACTGGCGCACGAGGTGGCGCGGCGGAAGGCTTTTCGGCTGGTCGGCCTGCTCGTCTACGAAGGACAGATCGCCGGGGTGGGAGACGCCCCGCCAGGGCAGCCGCTGCGCGCGGCTGCCGTGCGCTGGGTGCGGCGACGTTCGGCGGCGGAACTCGCCCGTCGTCGTGCTGCCGTGGTCGAGGCGGTCGGCGGAGTGGCCGAGTTGGAATTCGTCAACGGGGGAGGTACCGGAAGCCTGGAAACCACCGCGTCGGAGCGGGCCGTCACCGAGGTGACGGCGGGATCGGGGCTGATCGGTCCCACCTTGTTCGACGCGTACCACGATTTCAGGCCGTTGCCCTCCGTCTTGTTCGCCCTGCCGGTGGTTCGTCGCCCCGGAAGACGGTGCGCGACCCTGTTCGCCGGAGGATATCCGGCTTCGGGCGCGGCGGGCCGGGACCGGCTGCCCAGCCCGTATCTGCCGAGTGGGCTGCGCCTGACCGGGACCGAGGCAGTGGGAGAGGTGCAGACCCCGGTGGTGGGCAGGGGAGCCGGTGCGCTTCGTCCCGGTGATCGGGTGTGGTTCCGGCACGCCAAAGCGGGGGAACTCGCCGAGAGATTCGACGAATACCACCTGATCGAGTGGCACGATTCGACTCGTTGTCGAAGGGTCGGGTCCGCGCTGACCTATCGGGGAGCCGGCAAATCCTTCGGGTGATCTTCCGAGATACGACCGGCCAGGTAGCCGCGGACCAGCTCCCGCGCCTCGTTCACCAGTGTCGGATCCCCCATGGGAGCGCGCCGGAAGGCCAGGTGCAGTACCGCGTCGGCTGCTTCGACCGCGACGGACAGCGGCAGCTCCAGCTCGGTGGAGCTCATGCCGAACCGCTCCGAGAGGAGGCTGGTCAGCTTCTCCGCGATCACCGCGTTGTTGTCCTTGTTCTCGTGCAGCAGCCGCAGGTCCACGACGTCCCCGAAGTGGAGCTTGCTGAACGCGGGGATCTCCCGGTGCATGCCCAGGTACACGTCGAAGACGGTGTCCACGGCGTCCCACCAGTGGGCGAGTTCCATCCGGTCCAGCCGCTCGGAGACGGTTTGGACGAACCTCTCGAGGTTGCGCAGGGTGAGCTCCTGCACCACCGCTCGCTTGTCCGGAAAGAACTGGTACAGCGAGCCGACGGCCACTCCGGCCCGCTCCGCGATCAACGTGGTGGTCAGGCCGTCGTATCCCACCTCGTCGATGAGCTGGGCGCAGGCCTCCAACATCCGTTCCACGCGTTGGGCGCTGCGCTGTTGGACTGGTTTGCGGCGCAACGGGGCTACTTCGGTGGGCAAGGTTTCTCCTTGGTCTTGTACGAGCTCTGAGCGTTCTCCGGACTTGATCCGAGACACGCCACCGGGAACCTGCTGCCCGGCAAGCGGTACGGCCTGCCCAGTCTCGCGTTCCTGCGGCGATCATGCCTTCTGAGCGGCCCTTCAGAGTGTCAGTCGATAGGGTGAGTCGAGGTTGGTCGTTCCCCGGAAAGTGGGTCTCTTCGCGCTGCTGGAACTCCACTCCGGTGCCTCGCCACTACCTCCGCGCGCACGGAACACGTGTCTCGTGATTATGCACTCCATCACGTTGCCGCCGGAAAAGATCGCTTATTAGCGTGATCGGAGTGCGCGTGATCATGGTCGGACACGCGAAGCACGATCGCCCACCGGTTCACACTCGTAATTCCGGGGGCTCTCGTAGTGTCCTCATCGATGCTTTCCCGTCGTGCCGGCGACCGGTGTGGTGTTTTCGGCGTGGTGGCGCCGAAGCGGCCGTCCGAGCGACTCGTACCGCCACGGGGTCTCCCGCGTTGTGCTCTCACGA
This genomic stretch from Actinopolyspora halophila DSM 43834 harbors:
- a CDS encoding alanine racemase; amino-acid sequence: MNSSAAPSAAVSAARLDAATSELDPPFGVTDLDAFDRNASGLVARAGGKPIRVATKSVRCPELISRATRTPGFSGLMCYSLAEALWLYRTGVGDDLLVAYPAVDRRSLAELASDPGAASAVTITVDSAEQLELVERVGGRSAERIRVCLEIDAAWRPLEDSALGRTPWPGRGLAEYVHIGPMRSPVRSPGQARELAHEVARRKAFRLVGLLVYEGQIAGVGDAPPGQPLRAAAVRWVRRRSAAELARRRAAVVEAVGGVAELEFVNGGGTGSLETTASERAVTEVTAGSGLIGPTLFDAYHDFRPLPSVLFALPVVRRPGRRCATLFAGGYPASGAAGRDRLPSPYLPSGLRLTGTEAVGEVQTPVVGRGAGALRPGDRVWFRHAKAGELAERFDEYHLIEWHDSTRCRRVGSALTYRGAGKSFG
- a CDS encoding TetR/AcrR family transcriptional regulator, giving the protein MPTEVAPLRRKPVQQRSAQRVERMLEACAQLIDEVGYDGLTTTLIAERAGVAVGSLYQFFPDKRAVVQELTLRNLERFVQTVSERLDRMELAHWWDAVDTVFDVYLGMHREIPAFSKLHFGDVVDLRLLHENKDNNAVIAEKLTSLLSERFGMSSTELELPLSVAVEAADAVLHLAFRRAPMGDPTLVNEARELVRGYLAGRISEDHPKDLPAPR